The Vigna angularis cultivar LongXiaoDou No.4 chromosome 6, ASM1680809v1, whole genome shotgun sequence genome contains the following window.
AGTTACATGGCATTCCAAGGAGAATTGTATTAGAGATAAGGTTATCACAAGCCACTTTTGGCTTATCATATGCAATAATGGGCAATATAAGGCTTTGATTCGATGCTtagaaatgtatttaaaatgCTTTACTTATGACTCTCATCAAAATTGGGCAATGTTATTATATGGGTAGAGTATCGGTACAATATATCATACCATACTAGATTGGCATGACCTCATTCAAGGTGGTCTATGATAGAGAACCACCATAAATTGCTAAATATGTTCCTAGTGACAAATATTCACCTTCTGCTCAAGAGGTACTGATTGAAAGAGAGAGGGTTCTCCACAAACTCACACTTAACCTTTAAAAGGCTTaacaaaacatgaaaaaattaTGCTAACAAGAGGCACATGCCTATGAAGTTTAAAGGAGGGATCAAGTGCTAGTAAAACTACAACATTATAGGCAACATTGAGATGTtttaaacaagaataaaaaatttgagCATGCAatattttgaacacttcaagaTGATTGAGCACATAGGACAGGTTGCATGTAAACTCTTAATACGATCCAAAGAGAGAATTCGTCTTATTTTTCATTCCTCTCCATTGAAAACTTGCAAGGGAAATCATTCCTTTCCATATACCCCTTCCTATTGTTCAAACAAATTCAACTCCAGTCATTTAGCCTACTGATATTCTTAAGAGTCGTGTTGTGCTTTGAGGCAATCAACACATTCAACAACATCTAGTGCAATGGGAAGGGTTAGATGCATATTGGGAGGATCATAAGCCCTTAAAAGCAACATTTACACACCTTAACCTTGAGGGCAAATTGCTCTTGATGGGGAAggaattataataaaaaaaaatacaaaaaggacaaatgaagaaaaaacaaatagaagAATCAAGAATTGGGAGGACTAATGGCCAGACAGCAAGAGATgaacaaaatcaacaaaagaGAGTAAGTGGGAGAATTAAAACTATGAATCCACATTTCAGGGATTACAAGTGGGAATGATCCAATATATAGCCATTTTGTTATTGAAAGAGGAAGGAAATATATTTGGTAATCTTCCTTTTTGTTGCCAAGATCGTGTAGGCCtattttggatttttcttttctccttttctgTGTATGCTACTCTGGTAGCCATCTTTACCATTATAAGAAACTCATACACGACATGATACatacaaaattatttgtttgattttttgttACATAACCATAACCATAACCACATTAGTGAGAATTAGAGGAAGTAAAGTAAAAGCACGACAAtgaaaattaaagacaaaaaagaaaaatggaagaaaacaaAGCTAGTGTGAAGCTGTCAAAGTTTGGATAAAAGGATAACATAATCAGTGTCAAGCTATCTTTCCACCTATGAGGAAGATCAAAGAGCGAAAACTGTCACAAATCTGTCTTCACAAGTTCACGAACACTCGAATTCTTCACTTTTGTTTGATTAGCTATATTACATTAAGGGATATAAACTCACATCATTATTAGTGTACTTAGCCTTTACCAAGTAGCAAAGAGGAAGAATCAGAAGATCAAACCGAAAGAAAACTCGCAAGGTAACTtggtattttaaaaacattagaAGGTGGATGTAGAATATGAGGTACAAGAGTGCATTTTCGTACCGTATATATTAACAGCACAAAATAAACtgtcaataaaattaaacttcTTTGTTATTACTGTGACCAAGAAAAGTTTTACCAAATTCCAtgatgattgtcaaatattctTAGTAGAAAACAAACATCTCAGCCAAATTCTTTAAGACAGCAATCCTTCTCTCATTGAATCTAAGTCCATGtgttaactaaataaaaaattgaataaaaccaAAGTTCACATCTTAATGATACTCAACACATGTAATGACATTCATATACTCACAGTATcagaataaaaacataatgaATGATGATTAAATAAGATATTGAAGTTGAAAGGAATTAAGTCTCCTATTATAGACAGCCATTagtcttttaaataatatttgttatttgttactGTATTAAGTCATATTAAATtgttgtaattaaataatatatcagATGTAACAATCGACCTGATAACTTTTACTTTTTGACAATCATACAATTGATACCATAAATAATAACTGATTTATATCCGAGCATGGAACTACTTAAAAACAGAAGCATGGGAACATTCTAACTTAAAGATAAAACACAATATGCAAAAAGCTACTTGTGCGTCTAAAACGTAAATGTCACGGTTCCCTACACACATTTTCTGTGCCATTTATTGCAAGGGTTTCATAAAAAATCAAGTATAATTTTGAGTTCCCCCTTTAATGGGCTAAAACAAGCTTCGACAACTGCAGAACAAGGTTGGACACTTGTCAAGCTTTGAGGGTCTACTGTTCTAGGTGTTCCAAGAAGCTTAACTCCCTGCTTCCAGTACTTCCTATCTGCAATCTTAAAATGGGAACAATAAGCTATAGCTCAGTTTTAGATCCTTTACAAGAATGAGTTTAGTCTTAGGTCTTGATTTAgtctttcatatataaattataattctgCAATGTTATAAAAGAGAGGAGCTTCATAGGTTTAGTTAATATTAGAAAGGCAAGTGGGAGTGACCTGGACCAGTTGAAATCACAATAGAATTTTGTAAATCCATGACCCAGTCAATCCATAATACAAATCCATGACATACCCCCCTCTTGGTGAACTTAACCTGCAACAGACAATTTGCAATATTCATTGTGTAAAAATGATTTGTATTTGCTAATTACTATTCTGTAAGATATATAGACGATATAATTAGTCAATTAATCGCCTATGCAATCTCCAATTAATAACTGGTAAATAATGAGCATGCTTCTCTGGAGCTAATAATAATTACTCAGTTAGTAAGCTACACCAGGGACTAACTATTGTGCAATCCTTCGTTGAAAGGAAACTTTTTTGAAATCTGATAACTAGACATCATAGTCCCTGACAACGCCAAGTACCAAACCTGCTGATGATGCCAATGCGTCCAAAACTTACATGATGATATGTCATAATACCTGGGATTTTCCATGACATTCGcatatttgttttgaaaactCAAACTCCATCACGTCAAATGTCTCACTAAGCACCTGAAACATTATGCAAAATAACAAATTGATACTAGTACACTATTGTTATTTGATAAGTGGAATTTTCTTCAATGAGGGAAACAGCTCTAAACATGAATTACATCAAATTCTCCACACTGCCAGACGAAAAAAGGGAGACAGGGACCCTCTTCTAGTTCTGGTAGATGACCGCAGGCCCCCAATGTAGCATTTACCACTGAATGGTCAAAACCTTCAATACTACTCAGGCAACAACGACTTTTCCAAAGATCCTGCAAATTGTGTCCCATTAATCCATGTATACGGCTCCACTACCAACTTAAAAAGAATAGTTATGTTCTCTTAATCCAAtgcataaataaaagaaaaattcctAAGCTACAAATTTGAGCTTTGATTAGTTCCCAATAACTTACAGGAAGAGACATAGCGCATGCTCTCAATATTCCTTTACTAGGAATTGTCAGAGCATCTTCTGAGAGTATATCATTAAGTGTAGTACGATCCCTCCTAAAAGCAGAAAAAGTAACTTCAGAATGCTAAGTgccaaattaaaatcatattgtCATTGAtcatttatatttgttaaaacacaactattattaaaataaaaaagaattgatCACTgcaagaaagtaaataaaaaatataccaaAATCGTAGGTTCTGCCATGGCAGCATACCATCGTGTCCTACATAGAAAGGTTCAGCTATTAACAGATCAACCtacacaaaagggagaaatggcTTAAACATTCAAGGAAAAGGAATTAACGTCACATGTACAGCATAGATATTGTTTTCTACAGAATGCAACATACGTTAGGACAAACTacttaaaatgaaatgaatatgtaccaaaatataaaaaaaacaataaaggtTTTGATGTAGGATAACTGAATAGTATCCTTGGCAGGGTGCTTCCTTGAAAAACCTGTAGTAATCCTCTTGGACGAAGTGTTCAACCAACTCAAATCTTACGTACTCTCTACAACAACAAGCCTTGCGTAGTAAAAATCAAGATCTTACTTAAGATcggaaagaaaaatatatatcataaatcGGAATATCGTAACACGGATAGTATGAATGTACAAATTTTCTGAAATTGATATTcacataaaaaatcattatgtCATTCAAAAAACAGAAAGATAGATTGAATTGGAATGAGAGTGAATGGAGTTTGGAAGTTCAATTAGATAGCTGAAGGAAGAGTGGGAATTTGTGTGGTTTAGAGAAGGACGAGTGGCAGTCGGGACATATTTTAATGAAGAGCAGCGGCGGCAGTTTTCAGTGTGCAGTGGCAATTTTCCTCACTTACAGGAGAGAAGGAGCcactgttttttaatttttcagtgTGCAGTGGTAGTTTTCCTCACTAGCGGAAGAGAGGGAGTCActgttttttttactttttcagtgcAGCAGAAGTTTCCAAAGAGTcacttctttattttttggGGACAGCTTCCAgagtcactttttttttttttgggtgcAGTATTAGTTTTAGAGGAAGTCATTTACTAATTGGgcttaaaaatgttttaaactaAAGTTTTAGTGTTTAAAACGGGTCTAATTAAAACCCACTAAAAAACCCTAGAGCTATCTGTCACGACTCACGAACCCGTACACGAGAAGCTAGTGTCGAGGCTGAACGACCCCCAGGTACGTCAACACCACTAGAAATGCTGCTGCAAGTCACTGCCGAGAGAGGAAGTACTGTAGCAATGTCTCTCACTTGTTGCTGGAGGGATTACATTGGGAGAGGCGCTGCCATGAGTCTCATTGCAGGGAGAGTAGCTGCCATGAGTCTCATTGCAGGGAGAGTAGCCGCAAGTGGCATCTCCATGATGAGCGCCACTGCAATGTCTGGCGGGTTCTCCCTTGCCATTGGGAGAGATTATATAGCAAGACTCACCATTTCCACACGAGTTGTGATTTTTAACGACTATTCAAGCCGATCCAACAAAATCGTAACTTCCAACTAACCCTTGATTGAGGAAGGGGAAGAAGATCGTAGACTCGTACGATGTTATGGGTTGAAGCGCGATTTTGACTACCATGAGTCTTATCCCACTAAATAAGGCTGATTACATAAATCATACAATGACATTGGACTCAGTTAAAGACCAAATGTTCATCATGAGATCCCTCTTTATAAATTCCTCGTACTCAAATATCAAATCCTCTTTAAGTGAATGATATTCACTACCATATATTAACTAAGACAGTTCTACATGCTTACACTGAAGATCTATTTATTGACCCAACATTGACAAACACCCTAATAAGTCATACACtggaaaaagtaaaaagaaaacttaggtatttgaagataaaagataaaatgattcAAATTGTATTTTGTAAACCCGTACAAGAGGGTATATATGGAACTCCACCACCTTAGAATAATGATTACAATATCCCCTATAGGATCCTACAAGATCCTAAGTTTCATAATGACAATGATAATATCTCCTCAAAACTCAAcatctcttttcaaaactcaACACATACTCTAAGCTGGAATATGATAACGTGAAATGGCAGAAAAATTCTagataacatataaaataaataaatagaaaagaaagtggTCCATTTTACATCAGGTTTATTACTAGGAGGAAATAGGAccaaatattgtttaaatacaataatcacataataaaatCTATGCATTTACTACTAATTTGAAAAGATGAGCCAGTGTTCACGAGCTcaaaaattaagtaataaagttccatataaaaaatataagaagcAAAGTAACACAATATTTTCTGAATTAATGTCCATTTCACTGCTTCCAAGTCTCTCGGTCCAAATGCAAAGTTATTCCAAATTTAGGATTTACCCATCAGACATAAGTGGAGTATCTATGATATATGTTTCTAATTGAAGAAATAATAAATCAACCAAGTGGAATCAAGAAAATTCAACCTTTTTCTGATGTATATCATGCATGTTTAACTGTTGCACGTttttttcaagaacttcaatGCAACTATGTGACAAACCATTTGCATGGGCAACTGCTTGCAGGTATTGGAGGCCCCTTTCCCTCAATCCAGGAAGTAATGACATTACACTTGCTTCGGAAAGCTTTGCTACCAGAAGTGGTAAAAAGGCACTATCATCTACAACCAAGCATAACAGGCGATCTTTTCCCTGCAATTGCAAACATGATCAGTTATGGTAAAGTAAATAGAATACGTTAACCTGAATTATGAAGTACGAGCTAAAAGAAGTCTTAGTCTATAATTTGTTTCGTATACAAGTGAAAGGCTCAATCATATGGCATAGGAAGGAGTTTGAATAACTTACCATGCTTTGTACTGCTTTCAACATTGAAAGCCTCCATTCTTTATCTGCATAAATTGCAGCTCTTTCTGGTGGTAGTACAAGCTGAAAATCTCCTGTCATGCACCTATGGTTCAAAATCTTAGTAGTTGGTACTAGGGTATCAAAATTATATGAGAAACTAGTTTCAGTATGAGTAGCAAGTAAACGAATTTCTTCCCCTTGGAGTATGGAAATACCACTGCCTGGAACGAACCAAACACACTGTTTCCAGTGGTCACACCAACCAATAGGACCTAGGGTAGAACCAATGCAACATCATTAATGAAGACtctaaaatattaacaattaacaataaaaattataaatattcacAAGATATGgatgattaataataatatatttcatataactTTCAAACATATCAAACCCATGTATGATAATAATGTAGTATGTAACTTTGAATAATGCACCCTAACTAACAAACGAAATCATAACAGACTCTCACTTGTAATTGTCGGTGACCTTATCCACCTTGGAGCAGTGGAATAATAGATAGTCCCTTCCTGATCAAGTTGAAGTACCCACCTGAATCACACACAGGACTgtgaaaggaaataaaatactctaataacacaattaaaataGCATTAAAAAACACATGATTACCAAGAGACCACAACATGAACTCTCCCATCATTCGTTGCCTTTACACACAACTCAGTTTCGCCATAACTCTCTGGCCGTTtccaaaaatcaaattcaaaaattttgaAGGGTTCTGAAAGCTAGAGGATCTTAACTTGAGCATGAAATATACTACTATTAATAATGTTTAAGTGAGTAACAGAATTGTCATTAAACATACCAATGTTATTTCTTCCTGTAAAGGATTGACATGCATAGCATATTGCTGACgtttgatacctagcacactaTCAAGTCCTGGAGGAGTAAGCCGAATGCTATCAGATACAGTAGCCTCGTTGTTATGAAAATCATGCAACTTCCATAAGAATGTGCTTTCAACCAGCTGAAGAAAAGTTACAAAGGAAGAGGAGGCATAAATCTCTGTTAGAATAAGTCAAAACTCAAATGAAAGGAAAGAGTACAATGAAAATTATCTTCATAATGATAAGAAGAGTGTTAGAAACATACTCTCTAACCTACTGCTTCTAAAACATTATCTATCATtggttaaatttattgaaaaatacaaattatgaGACTCATTAAATAATAAGTGAGACCCACAAAAATTGatgatttataataaattttagtccATAGTAAAAATTTGTTCAAACAAAAAATGGTACGGGGTGCGTTACTAACAAAATAGGGTTAAGTTTTAATGATATTTAGGTTAAAGATgatattttatatgcttttatCATTACAGTGGTATGTCCATACTCAAAGGTAGTTTCCATACTCATACAGTGGTGTGTCCATACTCAATGATGACCCAGAAGAATGTAGTATGTCATGTCCCCTGATTACCTGTCCATATATAGTTGCTCGATATGGCACAGTCATGGCATTTTCCACCAACAAATTGTCATGTGCATGTTGTAGGGTCGGTATAAGCCCCTCACCCAGTAGCTCTGAATCAAGTATCTCGCTTACCTATAACAATTATCtcaattcaactttttttttgaaGGAGGAATGACATCAAAGGCATATTAGCTTGTGCTCAAAGGATCCCACTTCTCCAATAAAGTGAGATGATTAATATCAGTCGTTGATAAGAAAATCAAAGGTTGATAATTTATGCAGGCAGACACACATAAATATCAAGCATTGGTTTAGTCACTAACAACTTAGATTGCATACTTTACCCTTACTGACTCTAAAAGGGTGAATCcatatatttgttttgaaacCTCGGCTGTTAAAGTTAAACTTTCAAAATGATTATAAATCTATTTTCATAACTTCAAAGGAATTTTGAGAGCTTATGTACTGAGAAAAAAATCTATACATTTTAAGCAGAAAACTTCTCATAAGCACTTCTAACTTGTATCCAGACATTCCTATTATTCATTTGGCTATCTAAGAATCAAAACGTGTCAAGTGATGATAGGGGAAGGACACTTACAAAAGTTCATCAAGATgagaattttgaaaatgaaacttACAAGAACATGTGCTCGCGAAGGCATATCAAGACCAACTTGGAGTTCCTCAGAGCGCTTGTTGATGATTTTGACTCTTCCCTCCATGCCATTAAGGCGCAACACCTTCTTCATCAGCTTCACCATGGGAAGGTAAGATTCACAAGCTGTGACCTTCCCTTCGTCACCCATGGCACGTGCAGCCATCATCGAAAGCAACCCAGTTCCAGCACTGACCGATTATAGTGGCATCATGTTATACAAAGAAGTCAGCGactaaaatcaaattaagtcacgcctatatttttatttatgaatgtaGAGTACCCGATATCGAGGACATGGCAAGGTTTGCTGATGGTTTTCTCAATGGCGTGGCGAAATGCCGCGTTTCTGGTGGAGTCATTAAGCATGTCCAAATACGACGTCGTGGCAAGGAAAGGCTTGTGGAAATTCTGAGCGAAGCTCTCGTCATTGTCTTCAATGACGATCCATTCAGAGTTACCTGTTAACGGATTAAGTTTAAGCTGGAACGCGCGGTGGGAGGACATGTTTTCTTAGTTTAAAAGGATAGGTGGGGATTTCGGAGAGGAAACTTAGGGTTTTAAGGAAACACAGGTGAAACGgttgatgaaattgaaaatgatatttacTCCATTTTGTAGGAAAATGAATATCAAAGCCAGTTTCCcggacaaaaaaaattaaaggacgGATTCATTTCATTGTAAAAATAATTCtgagaaaatattatttgattataaatattttgtaattacgtaacatctattttttatttttattttaatatagtattacaatataatcaataaaaataattccttttactttttattatttgtgattatatttattagatgaaatatgtataattaaatatattatttaatagttATCGTATAAGGGGTCAAGATGTCCATGATCCTTTTATAAgttattaagttaattttatttaattattaaattaattttatttaagtaaaataataacagTATTATTAAGttagtaattaataaattaaatatagttaaattaatttaagcCATATCTTAATAAATACGGAATTAATTTtcaatcatttaatttttataaaatcttacacacaaaaaaagttaacaaaacGTCTAAcctaatgaaattaaaattaataattaaaaataatataaaaaaatataaagatgaatttgataataataagtgaaacaacatattaataaaatactttaaaataattatattaaaacaagtTGATTTAATCTCTTTCAAAAGAGATTATTCATTGATTAGATAAAGACTaccattaaatttattattagtatagatttttaaatcaatcaatataaagtttcaaattatttattggCCTTCTCACTTCTAACCAAAGTATAGTCTCAATTAAAAATGAGAACTTTTAGATTATCCACCgtaaaatcaatcaaaatacattcttaatcaaattttattatatttacgTTTGTTCCTTTGTCTCACaaagtaaaaagttaattaattaaagtcaAGTCTTGactaattttagttaaaatgatTACCTCTAATCAAAGTAAAGTCTAAATTATtggtaaaaatttatttaatcacataaaagtttctaaattaaatcaaagcaTAGACtcgattaaatttaaaaacttgtgTTCCTTTCTAGGTGAGTCATTGTTTACAAACATTGGGCAATCGAATTTGCacgtaaaattatatttgttttcacGTATTTTAAAGTGAGAAGAGACCAGGATTTGTGAGATTGATAGGTTTTCGAATTTCTCCTCAACTGCACTTATTTGAGGGTATTATGTATGAAAATACACTTTTACCCTCAACTTTGTTTGTTTACGATCCATAAAGGAGCTGAAATCGATTAATGGA
Protein-coding sequences here:
- the LOC108343351 gene encoding protein arginine N-methyltransferase 1.6 isoform X2, producing the protein MSSHRAFQLKLNPLTGNSEWIVIEDNDESFAQNFHKPFLATTSYLDMLNDSTRNAAFRHAIEKTISKPCHVLDIGAGTGLLSMMAARAMGDEGKVTACESYLPMVKLMKKVLRLNGMEGRVKIINKRSEELQVGLDMPSRAHVLVSEILDSELLGEGLIPTLQHAHDNLLVENAMTVPYRATIYGQLVESTFLWKLHDFHNNEATVSDSIRLTPPGLDSVLGIKRQQYAMHVNPLQEEITLLSEPFKIFEFDFWKRPESYGETELCVKATNDGRVHVVVSWWVLQLDQEGTIYYSTAPRWIRSPTITSPIGWCDHWKQCVWFVPGSGISILQGEEIRLLATHTETSFSYNFDTLVPTTKILNHRCMTGDFQLVLPPERAAIYADKEWRLSMLKAVQSMGKDRLLCLVVDDSAFLPLLVAKLSEASVMSLLPGLRERGLQYLQAVAHANGLSHSCIEVLEKNVQQLNMHDIHQKKVDLLIAEPFYVGHDGMLPWQNLRFWRDRTTLNDILSEDALTIPSKGILRACAMSLPDLWKSRCCLSSIEGFDHSVVNATLGACGHLPELEEGPCLPFFVWQCGEFDVLSETFDVMEFEFSKQICECHGKSQIADRKYWKQGVKLLGTPRTVDPQSLTSVQPCSAVVEACFSPLKGELKIILDFL
- the LOC108343351 gene encoding protein arginine N-methyltransferase 1.6 isoform X1 yields the protein MSSHRAFQLKLNPLTGNSEWIVIEDNDESFAQNFHKPFLATTSYLDMLNDSTRNAAFRHAIEKTISKPCHVLDIGAGTGLLSMMAARAMGDEGKVTACESYLPMVKLMKKVLRLNGMEGRVKIINKRSEELQVGLDMPSRAHVLVSEILDSELLGEGLIPTLQHAHDNLLVENAMTVPYRATIYGQLVESTFLWKLHDFHNNEATVSDSIRLTPPGLDSVLGIKRQQYAMHVNPLQEEITLLSEPFKIFEFDFWKRPESYGETELCVKATNDGRVHVVVSWWVLQLDQEGTIYYSTAPRWIRSPTITSPIGWCDHWKQCVWFVPGSGISILQGEEIRLLATHTETSFSYNFDTLVPTTKILNHRCMTGDFQLVLPPERAAIYADKEWRLSMLKAVQSMGKDRLLCLVVDDSAFLPLLVAKLSEASVMSLLPGLRERGLQYLQAVAHANGLSHSCIEVLEKNVQQLNMHDIHQKKVDLLIAEPFYVGHDGMLPWQNLRFWRDRTTLNDILSEDALTIPSKGILRACAMSLPDLWKSRCCLSSIEGFDHSVVNATLGACGHLPELEEGPCLPFFVWQCGEFDVLSETFDVMEFEFSKQICECHGKSQVKFTKRGVCHGFVLWIDWVMDLQNSIVISTGPDRKYWKQGVKLLGTPRTVDPQSLTSVQPCSAVVEACFSPLKGELKIILDFL
- the LOC108343351 gene encoding protein arginine N-methyltransferase 1.6 isoform X5, coding for MSSHRAFQLKLNPLTGNSEWIVIEDNDESFAQNFHKPFLATTSYLDMLNDSTRNAAFRHAIEKTISKPCHVLDIGAGTGLLSMMAARAMGDEGKVTACESYLPMVKLMKKVLRLNGMEGRVKIINKRSEELQVGLDMPSRAHVLVSEILDSELLGEGLIPTLQHAHDNLLVENAMTVPYRATIYGQLVESTFLWKLHDFHNNEATVSDSIRLTPPGLDSVLGIKRQQYAMHVNPLQEEITLLSEPFKIFEFDFWKRPESYGETELCVKATNDGRVHVVVSWWVLQLDQEGTIYYSTAPRWIRSPTITSPIGWCDHWKQCVWFVPGSGISILQGEEIRLLATHTETSFSYNFDTLVPTTKILNHRCMTGDFQLVLPPERAAIYADKEWRLSMLKAVQSMGKDRLLCLVVDDSAFLPLLVAKLSEASVMSLLPGLRERGLQYLQAVAHANGLSHSCIEVLEKNVQQLNMHDIHQKKVDLLIAEPFYVGHDGMLPWQNLRFWRDRTTLNDILSEDALTIPSKGILRACAMSLPDLWKSRCCLSSIEGFDHSVVNATLGACGHLPELEEGPCLPFFVWQCGEFDVLSETFDVMEFEFSKQICECHGKSQVKFTKRGVCHGFVLWIDWVMDLQNSIVISTGPDCR
- the LOC108343351 gene encoding protein arginine N-methyltransferase 1.6 isoform X6, with product MSSHRAFQLKLNPLTGNSEWIVIEDNDESFAQNFHKPFLATTSYLDMLNDSTRNAAFRHAIEKTISKPCHVLDIGAGTGLLSMMAARAMGDEGKVTACESYLPMVKLMKKVLRLNGMEGRVKIINKRSEELQVGLDMPSRAHVLVSEILDSELLGEGLIPTLQHAHDNLLVENAMTVPYRATIYGQLVESTFLWKLHDFHNNEATVSDSIRLTPPGLDSVLGIKRQQYAMHVNPLQEEITLLSEPFKIFEFDFWKRPESYGETELCVKATNDGRVHVVVSWWVLQLDQEGTIYYSTAPRWIRSPTITSPIGWCDHWKQCVWFVPGSGISILQGEEIRLLATHTETSFSYNFDTLVPTTKILNHRCMTGDFQLVLPPERAAIYADKEWRLSMLKAVQSMGKDRLLCLVVDDSAFLPLLVAKLSEASVMSLLPGLRERGLQYLQAVAHANGLSHSCIEVLEKNVQQLNMHDIHQKKVDLLIAEPFYVGHDGMLPWQNLRFWRDRTTLNDILSEDALTIPSKGILRACAMSLPDLWKSRCCLSSIEGFDHSVVNATLGACGHLPELEEGPCLPFFVWQCGEFDVLSETFDVMEFEFSKQICECHGKSQIGSTGSRELSFLEHLEQ
- the LOC108343351 gene encoding protein arginine N-methyltransferase 1.6 isoform X4, which gives rise to MSSHRAFQLKLNPLTGNSEWIVIEDNDESFAQNFHKPFLATTSYLDMLNDSTRNAAFRHAIEKTISKPCHVLDIGAGTGLLSMMAARAMGDEGKVTACESYLPMVKLMKKVLRLNGMEGRVKIINKRSEELQVGLDMPSRAHVLLVESTFLWKLHDFHNNEATVSDSIRLTPPGLDSVLGIKRQQYAMHVNPLQEEITLLSEPFKIFEFDFWKRPESYGETELCVKATNDGRVHVVVSWWVLQLDQEGTIYYSTAPRWIRSPTITSPIGWCDHWKQCVWFVPGSGISILQGEEIRLLATHTETSFSYNFDTLVPTTKILNHRCMTGDFQLVLPPERAAIYADKEWRLSMLKAVQSMGKDRLLCLVVDDSAFLPLLVAKLSEASVMSLLPGLRERGLQYLQAVAHANGLSHSCIEVLEKNVQQLNMHDIHQKKVDLLIAEPFYVGHDGMLPWQNLRFWRDRTTLNDILSEDALTIPSKGILRACAMSLPDLWKSRCCLSSIEGFDHSVVNATLGACGHLPELEEGPCLPFFVWQCGEFDVLSETFDVMEFEFSKQICECHGKSQVKFTKRGVCHGFVLWIDWVMDLQNSIVISTGPDRKYWKQGVKLLGTPRTVDPQSLTSVQPCSAVVEACFSPLKGELKIILDFL
- the LOC108343351 gene encoding protein arginine N-methyltransferase 1.6 isoform X3; its protein translation is MSSHRAFQLKLNPLTGNSEWIVIEDNDESFAQNFHKPFLATTSYLDMLNDSTRNAAFRHAIEKTISKPCHVLDIGAGTGLLSMMAARAMGDEGKVTACESYLPMVKLMKKVLRLNGMEGRVKIINKRSEELQVGLDMPSRAHVLVSEILDSELLGEGLIPTLQHAHDNLLVENAMTVPYRATIYGQLVESTFLWKLHDFHNNEATVSDSIRLTPPGLDSVLGIKRQQYAMHVNPLQEEITLLSEPFKIFEFDFWKRPESYGETELCVKATNDGRVHVVVSWWVLQLDQEGTIYYSTAPRWIRSPTITSPIGWCDHWKQCVWFVPGSGISILQGEEIRLLATHTETSFSYNFDTLVPTTKILNHRCMTGDFQLVLPPERAAIYADKEWRLSMLKAVQSMGKDRLLCLVVDDSAFLPLLVAKLSEASVMSLLPGLRERGLQYLQAVAHANGHDGMLPWQNLRFWRDRTTLNDILSEDALTIPSKGILRACAMSLPDLWKSRCCLSSIEGFDHSVVNATLGACGHLPELEEGPCLPFFVWQCGEFDVLSETFDVMEFEFSKQICECHGKSQVKFTKRGVCHGFVLWIDWVMDLQNSIVISTGPDRKYWKQGVKLLGTPRTVDPQSLTSVQPCSAVVEACFSPLKGELKIILDFL